DNA from Arthrobacter sp. FW305-BF8:
TGTCGGCAGGCTCGGTGTCGGCAGGCTCGGTGGGCGAGATCTGGGCGTCCGGGTACACCTGCTCGGGGCGGTCGCCGTAATAACGGGCGAGCCAGCGGCACAGCCCGTCGAGGCCGGGAAACAGCACACGTTCGGTGACGTTTGCCTGGTCCAGGTGGTTCCGGATGGCCCATTTCAACTCAGCCGGAAACACCACCTTGCGGTACAGCTCCGGATGCTCCGCCAGCCAGTCCGCCAGCGAAGCCTCCGGATCCGTCATGATCGAGAACACGGCGGACTGGTTGACGATCCGGTCATCCAGTGACGGAGGTTCAAAGAACAGCGGGACGCCGCCGCCGTCGTCGGACCTGTATTCATCGAAGCCTTCCAGCGACTCAGCCGCAGCGGAGAGGATTTCTGTGGTGAACAGGCCGTGGCCCAGCGGCTCCACATGGGTCCGCAGGCCCGACGGCAGCAGCTCGTGCGCCGCCACGTAGTCCACGCACCAAACCACACCGGGCCGCCCGTAGCCCCGGAGGTTCGAGGTGGCGAAGTGGAGTGCGACGTACGGGGAGAACGTCCAGTCGAGCAGGCGGGTTGGAAGTCCGTGGTGCTGCGCGACGCTCAGCCAGTTCCAGAGCGAATCGCCAGGCGTGGCATTCCGGTGGGCGTACTTCTTGAAGTTGCGCAGCAGGTGCTGCTCCAGGCCACCGGCGGCTTCAGCCTGCAGCCTGGCGAGGCCGGTCTCCAGCGGGTATTCGTCCGAGGAGAGGCCGCGGTAGGCGATGTTGATGCGGTACTTGGCCTCCGACGGCTGCCACTGGTCCTGGGTCAGGGCAAAGACCAGCTCCTGAAGATCTCCAACTTGGACTTCCTGTCCGTTTCCCACAGAACCGCCTTTTGGACTGGCGCCAACACAAGTTGCGCCGGGTACTTATCTTCAGATACTAATCATGCTTACTATATTCATGCCAGCATTGGACAACCGCAGGAGAATCTATGCGCAGAGTGTTTGCCACTTTCACCGCCGTACTTGCCCTTGCCGGTGCCGGACTTTTGCTCGCTGCACCGTCGTATGCAGGGCCATCCGTTACGAGCGCAACGGCGGCTGTCCACGCCGGGACAGTCCAAGCTGTCGCGGTCCAGACGGGCACGTCCGATGCGGCCGGAACGCCCGCGCCCACCGGAACGTCGTCCCCGTCCGCAACCCCGTCGGAGCCTCCGGCCAACCCAGGCACCGGAGAACCGGCCGAATCGGAAGCCAACCGCCTCAACTACGCCCCGTACGTCATCGCGGCGGTATTGATTGTCACCCTGATCGTCATCTTTGTCTGGCGACGCCGCCGCGGGAACAAAACCGTGGTCTAAGTGCCGCCGAGAACGGGCTTCCATAACAGGGCCACATCAGAGTAGCCGCTTCACCAGTTCCAATTGAGTAGCCGTTTCACCACTTCCAATTAAGGAGTAGGCGCCATGACCACCATGGACAGCGCGGCCGGTGCAAGGTCCCGGCTGCAAAGGGCCGCCCAGGCCGTCGGAGCAGTATTCCTGCTCGTCGGCATCCTCGGCTTCATTCCCGGCATCACCTCGAATTACCCGTCGCTGGGAATGGCCGGACCCGCCTCCGAAGCCATGCTTCTGGGCGTCTTCCAGGTATCCATCCTGCACAACATCGTCCACCTGCTCTTCGGCGTGGCCGGACTGCTCATGGCCCGGACGCCGGGACAGGCCAAGAGCTACCTGCTGTACGGCGGGGTCATATACCTGGTCCTCTGGCTGTATGGCCTGCTCATCGGCCACGACACCGCAGCAAACTTCGTTCCGGTCAATACAGCTGACAACTGGCTGCACTTCCTGCTGGGCGTCGGCATGATCGGACTGGCCCTGTTGCTCTCCCGCAACACCAGGAGGGTCCACGGTCCAGCCACGGGCCATTAATCTGTAAACCTTTTGCGGGGGTGCCGCAGGCGCTATCCTGATGCCGTCGGTTCTGTGAACCGCTCACGGTGTTGCCGGCACCCCCGCACCAAACGGGGCGTTGAAGCGCGATGCCGGGGAGTGGCAGAAAATGACCGCATATCAGCAACCAGCCAGCACCACCGCCACCGAGGCTCCTCGTGTGGTGCCCCGCCGAAAAGGCAACATGGTGGTCAAGTGGATCACCTCCACAGACCACAAGACCATCGGGTACATGTACCTGATCGCGTCCTTCGTTTTCTTCTGCCTCGGCGGCGTGATGGCTTTGATCATCCGCGCAGAGCTCTTCGAACCCGGCATGCAGATTCTGGTGACGAAGGAACAGTACAACCAGATGTTCACCATGCACGGCACGGTCATGCTGCTCATGTTCGCCACCCCGCTGTTCGCCGGCTTCACCAACGTGATCATGCCCCTGCAGATCGGTGCACCTGACGTCGCGTTCCCCCGGCTGAACGCGCTGGCCTTCTGGTTCTTCCTGTTCGGCTCCACCATCGCCGTGTCCGGCTTCATCACCCCGCAGGGATCGGCGTCCTTCGGCTGGACGGCGTACGCGCCGCTTAACAACACCACGTTTACACCGGGCATTGGCGGTGACCTCTGGGTCTTCGGCCTGGCACTGTCCGGCTTCGGCACGATCCTAGGCGCGGTCAACTTCATCACCACCATCATCTGCATGCGCGCCCCCGGCATGACCATGTGGCGCATGCCGATCTTCACCTGGAATACCTTCATCACCTCGGTGCTGGTGATCATGGCCTTCCCGCCACTGGCCGCCGCGCTGTTCGGTGTCGGCGCGGACCGCCGCTTCGGCGCCCACATCTACGACCCCGAGAATGGCGGGGCGTTGTTGTGGCAGCACCTGTTCTGGTTCTTCGGGCACCCCGAGGTGTACATCATCGCGCTGCCGTTCTTCGGCATCGTGTCCGAGATCTTCCCGGTCTTCAGCCGCAAGCCGATCTTCGGCTACAAGGGCCTGGTCTACGCGACCATCGCCATCGCCGCCCTGTCGGCCACGGTCTGGGCGCACCACATGTACGTCACCGGCTCCGTGCTGCTCCCGTTCTTTGCGCTCATGACCATGTTCATCGCGGTCCCCACCGGCGTGAAGTTCTTCAACTGGATCGGGACCCTGTGGGGCGGTTCGCTGACATTCGAGACCCCCATGCTGTGGAGCATCGGCTTCCTCATCACGTTCCTCTTCGGCGGCCTGACCGGCATCATCCTGGCCTCCCCGCCGCTGGACTTCCACGTCTCCGACTCCTACTTCGTGGTGGCACACTTCCACTACGTGGTCTTCGGCACCGTGGTGTTCGCGATGTTCGCCGGCTTCTACTTCTGGTGGCCGAAGTGGACGGGCAAGATGCTCAACGAGCGCCTCGGCAAGATCCACTTCTGGATGCTGCTCGTGGGCTTCCACGCCACGTTCCTGATCCAGCACTGGCTAGGCGTTGAAGGCATGCCCCGCCGCTACGCGGACTACATGCCGCAGGACAACTTCGAGGCCATGAACCAGTTCTCCACCATTGGCTCGTTCCTGCTGGGGGCCTCGCTGATTCCGTTCTTCTGGAACGTTTTCATCACCGCCCGGAGCCGGGAAAAGGTGGAAGTCGACGATCCCTGGGGCTTCGGTGCCTCGCTGGAATGGGCCACGTCCTGCCCGCCGCCGCGGCACAACTTCACGTCCCTGCCGCGCATCCGCTCCGAACGCCCCGCCCTGGACCTGCACCATCCCGAGCTGCGCGTTCGCGAACACGACGCCGTGCACTCCCCGGTGGCTGACGCTCTGGGTGCTGCAGACATCGGCGAGCGCGACGTGAAGAACCCGAATCCGGACGTCTGATCCGGCGGCTCCTGGCACTCAGGCCCGGCCGCTGCCGCAGGCACCTTCCGGCACAGACTGAGGCCCCGGACTCCTTGGGGAATCCGGGGCCTCGCTGTGTTCAGTTCAAGTAGCTGTGCAGTTCAGCAAGGTGTGCAGTCCAGCTAACTTATGAACCGCTCAAGCAGCCGCAGCGACCGGGAAGCGGCGCGCTCGGGCGCCCGTACCGCCGTCGGCCGGGGCCAGGACGCGGACGTTGCATTCGGACTGCTGCGGATCAATGGAACGCGGCAGGTGGTGCGTTTTGGAGCATTCCCGCAACTGTTCCAGCGCGACGGGTTCGACACGGGCGTGGCTGACATCGACGACGAGCTGCAGGCCCTGACGGAGGTGGTTGGCGCGCTTCATAACGACGTAAAGAGCTTGGATGCTTTGGGCGGTTACATGTCCCTGGGCGGCGACCTGAGCCTCACCGCAGTCAAGGTCCACGCGGACCAGTACCTTGAGCTTCTGGTTCAAAACTTCTCCCCTCATGCTTGGCCGCGACGCTGCGACCGGATCTAACCCTAGCCTGCATGTGACTCAGGTAACAGGAAAATCCCGAATGTTGCGGAATTGGGACATTTCCCTGCTGCTCGGCATGCGGTTGGCGACGCGCATTTGGGCCCGGGACACGAAAATGGCCCGGCGATGCGGGAATCCCCGCATCGCCGGACCATGTGCGCGTCCTCAGGTATTTTGTGCGTCCCCAGCTAGTTTCCGCGTCCCCAGGTATTTTGCGTGTCCTCACCGCCATCCTCACGCGTTCGACGACGACGGCGGACGGCCGGCGGGCAGCCTAACTGCGGGTCGGGTCGGGGCGCAGTGGCTCGGGCCCGGGGTCCGGCACCGGAAGCGGGCCGGGCGGCTCGGGCGTGGGAACAGGGTTCGGCGGTGCGGGACGGGACGGGTCCGGCCGCATCGGATCCGGTCCGGGCTCCGGCGGAAACGGCTCCGGTTCATGCACTGGCGGGATGGTCATGCTTCCCCCTCGAAGGCTCGTGTGGGTTCATATTGCTGACGCGAGTTCAGGATACGCCCGGCGCCTGAACGGGGACAGGGCCTTGGCTTGCGGGCGGAGAGCGTCAAAAAGCCAACCTCTCCCCCGGTAGCGAACGGCAGCCCAAATGTCGGAGCGGCTCTATATATTGAGGAAATGACCCACACTCCGCTGCAGCAACCCGCAAGCTCCTCCGCCGCTGCCCCGCCCCGGCCGCCCGTCGCCAAGAGGGTGCCGGCCGAGCGAACGCATCACGGGGATACCTTCCTGGACCAGTATGAGTGGCTGCGGGACAAGGAGTCCGAGGAAGTCGTGGCGCACCTGAAGGCAGAGAACGCCTACCAGGAAGCCCTGACGGCCCACCAGGAACCGCTGCGCGAGGC
Protein-coding regions in this window:
- a CDS encoding FRG domain-containing protein codes for the protein MGNGQEVQVGDLQELVFALTQDQWQPSEAKYRINIAYRGLSSDEYPLETGLARLQAEAAGGLEQHLLRNFKKYAHRNATPGDSLWNWLSVAQHHGLPTRLLDWTFSPYVALHFATSNLRGYGRPGVVWCVDYVAAHELLPSGLRTHVEPLGHGLFTTEILSAAAESLEGFDEYRSDDGGGVPLFFEPPSLDDRIVNQSAVFSIMTDPEASLADWLAEHPELYRKVVFPAELKWAIRNHLDQANVTERVLFPGLDGLCRWLARYYGDRPEQVYPDAQISPTEPADTEPADSGDGQPGSGDGQPGTRSGAQ
- a CDS encoding LuxR family transcriptional regulator, which codes for MRRVFATFTAVLALAGAGLLLAAPSYAGPSVTSATAAVHAGTVQAVAVQTGTSDAAGTPAPTGTSSPSATPSEPPANPGTGEPAESEANRLNYAPYVIAAVLIVTLIVIFVWRRRRGNKTVV
- a CDS encoding DUF4383 domain-containing protein, with the protein product MTTMDSAAGARSRLQRAAQAVGAVFLLVGILGFIPGITSNYPSLGMAGPASEAMLLGVFQVSILHNIVHLLFGVAGLLMARTPGQAKSYLLYGGVIYLVLWLYGLLIGHDTAANFVPVNTADNWLHFLLGVGMIGLALLLSRNTRRVHGPATGH
- the ctaD gene encoding aa3-type cytochrome oxidase subunit I; this encodes MTAYQQPASTTATEAPRVVPRRKGNMVVKWITSTDHKTIGYMYLIASFVFFCLGGVMALIIRAELFEPGMQILVTKEQYNQMFTMHGTVMLLMFATPLFAGFTNVIMPLQIGAPDVAFPRLNALAFWFFLFGSTIAVSGFITPQGSASFGWTAYAPLNNTTFTPGIGGDLWVFGLALSGFGTILGAVNFITTIICMRAPGMTMWRMPIFTWNTFITSVLVIMAFPPLAAALFGVGADRRFGAHIYDPENGGALLWQHLFWFFGHPEVYIIALPFFGIVSEIFPVFSRKPIFGYKGLVYATIAIAALSATVWAHHMYVTGSVLLPFFALMTMFIAVPTGVKFFNWIGTLWGGSLTFETPMLWSIGFLITFLFGGLTGIILASPPLDFHVSDSYFVVAHFHYVVFGTVVFAMFAGFYFWWPKWTGKMLNERLGKIHFWMLLVGFHATFLIQHWLGVEGMPRRYADYMPQDNFEAMNQFSTIGSFLLGASLIPFFWNVFITARSREKVEVDDPWGFGASLEWATSCPPPRHNFTSLPRIRSERPALDLHHPELRVREHDAVHSPVADALGAADIGERDVKNPNPDV